The Cellvibrio polysaccharolyticus genomic interval GGTGAATCAGCGGATCTGTTTGCGGGATGATGTAGTGTTTAAATAAGGATAAAAATCCCGATGGTAGATGTATCGTCCGAGAATCTGATGATTGCCTTTGCGGTAACCATAGCGGCTGGATTGGCCACCGTATTGGGAAGTGTGCTGGTATTTTTTTCAAAAACCCCCAACCCCCGCATCCTCGCCTTCGGGCTCGCCTTCGCCGGCGGTGCCATGGTGTATGTGTCGCTGACCGAAATTCTGACCAAATCTACCGATGCCTTTTCTGCCGGCTACGGTGATTCAATGGGCTTTGCGCTGGGCACCCTGGCGTTTCTCGGCGGGGTTTTTCTGATTGTTATCATTGACCATTTTATTCCCAACCCCCACGAAAGCCTGGATGTCGATGACCCGCTGTTTCGTCACAACAACCGCGAATACATCAAGCGGGTTGGTTTATTAACCGCTATCGCCATTACCGCCCACAATTTTCCGGAAGGTCTGGCCACTTTTTTCGCCATGCTGGAAAGCCCGTCACTCGGTTTGCCGCTCGCACTGGCCATCGCTATTCATAATATTCCGGAAGGTATTTCCATCGCGGTGCCGGTGTATTTCGCAACGAACAGCAGAATGTGGGCTTGTGTGGCCGCTTTGTTATCCGGCCTTGCTGAACCGGTGGGGGCAGCGGTGGGTTATTTTATTCTGGCTCCGTTTTTGTCAGATGCGGTGTTCGGGGCGGTGTTCGGGATTATTGCCGGTGTGATGGTGTTTTTGGCTTTGGACGAACTGCTCCCTGCCGCCAAACGCCACGCCAAAGGCCACGAAACCGTTTACGGTCTGGTGAGTGGTATGTCGGTGATGGCGTTGAGTCTGGTGTTATTTAACTTTTAACTCTCCGTAAAAGCCATCCTCACACCCGTGAGGATGGCTCTTCCACTTCAATAAACTTCTGTTTCAGCAACGGGAAATATAACGCGGTGCGAATTTCCCGGTTTTCCATATCGGCAAAACAGCGGCGGTATCGCGCCAGTTGCGGGCGATAGGCTTCGGTTTCCTGCGTAATAAACTCTTCCATGCTTTGCCCCGCAACCGGTTCGCTGGTTTTGTAATCAATAATCCAGCGAATGTCGCCATCGACAAAAGTGCGGTCAACGATGGACTCGCGCAGTTGATTGGCTTGCCAATATTGCAGCGGCATTTCACAGGCGCTTTCGCTATGTTGTGGGTCGAGCAACCAACGGCCTTTTTCATCCTGCAAGGTTTCGCGAAAGGCGCGCTCAATTTTATTCAGCGCCTGCTCCAGCCAGGTATGTTGCCAGCCCTGCGATTGCAATTGCAGTTGCCACCAGCGGCGTTGCTGCGCAATGTAAGCCTGCATATCGTCAGTGGCGAGCAGGCTCAGTTGCTGTTGTTCGGTAATGCGTTGCAAGGCACGGTGCAGCACGGTGCCGCTGTGACGCGCCAGCCGGTTGATCATGGAATCGGCTTCGGGGGTGTTGTTGTCTTCCTCATCCTCCGCAAACTCGTGACCCCGATAAGCATCCAGCAGAGTAACGTCTTGCAGCGCCGGGCGTTGCCACTGCGCCGGCAAGCGCAAAATATGGGTAAGGCTGCTATCCGGCGTGCTGCTGCGTGAGTGGCGGGTTGCTTCCGGTATTTCCAGTCCCTCTTTTACCATCGGCCAAATGGCGGCCAGCAGCGCCGTTTTACCCGGTGCGCTCCACTCTTCATTTTTTTGTGCAACGCAGGCCAGCAAATACAAACGGTTGATGGCGCGGGTGCAACCCACATAGAGCAAACGGGTGGCTTCGTAGCGTTGTTGCAAATCCTTTTCCTGCCGCATAAAAGCGTACAGCGGGCCGGTTTGTTCACCGGTGGCTGCCAGCGGGCCGAGTAACAGTTGGCTTTCACCTTCGGGGCTGATGCGTTCCTGCCACAACAACAGTTGTTTGTCGTCGTTGCGGGTGCGGCGATCAAGGCCGGGAATAATCACCGTATCGAATTCCAGACCTTTCGATTTGTGAATGGTCATCACCTGCAAACGCGGGTTGGCATCCGAGCGGGGTTCGGCGTAAAGGTTGTCGATCGCACTGGTGAAGGCATCCCAGTCGCGAATGCTGCCTGCCTGCTGATAGCGGTCGAGCAGCGAAAAATAGCCGGGAATGTTGTTCATATCATCCGGGTCGGTCAGGCACGCCGGGCCGCCGAGCGCCAGCCATACGCCTTCCACCCATTGCCGCAAGGGTTTGCGCTGGCGGTTGGTAATGGCCGG includes:
- the zupT gene encoding zinc transporter ZupT; this translates as MVDVSSENLMIAFAVTIAAGLATVLGSVLVFFSKTPNPRILAFGLAFAGGAMVYVSLTEILTKSTDAFSAGYGDSMGFALGTLAFLGGVFLIVIIDHFIPNPHESLDVDDPLFRHNNREYIKRVGLLTAIAITAHNFPEGLATFFAMLESPSLGLPLALAIAIHNIPEGISIAVPVYFATNSRMWACVAALLSGLAEPVGAAVGYFILAPFLSDAVFGAVFGIIAGVMVFLALDELLPAAKRHAKGHETVYGLVSGMSVMALSLVLFNF